The Anastrepha ludens isolate Willacy chromosome 2, idAnaLude1.1, whole genome shotgun sequence genome contains a region encoding:
- the LOC128855782 gene encoding RNA-binding protein 12-like gives MRTFVVLCSLISATYAGSLGYNYGPAIDGGLGGLSGGPSYGGIAPSGPSYGGLGAAGPSYGGVGAAGPSYGGLGAAGPSYGGPAAAGPSYGGPAAAGPSYGGPAAAGPSYSGPVASGPSHSAPAEVDKEFFSYTAPEHEFNDVGDSGPLANSLKKNLRVVFIKGPENTGLENAAVQLAKSVGEDRTAIYVLSKQADIGDLANKLQSLNRQNSNKPEVHFVKYKTPADAENAQRAIQSQYDGLNGPSSSQNGGVAPVLDFASKGPASAGPAAPQYGGAPVGGVENTYLPPNKRV, from the exons ATGCGTACATTTGTG GTGCTGTGCTCCCTCATCTCTGCTACCTACGCAGGCAGTCTGGGTTATAACTATGGTCCAGCGATCGATGGCGGTTTGGGCGGTCTGAGCGGCGGTCCCAGCTATGGCGGTATCGCTCCTTCTGGACCTAGCTATGGTGGTCTTGGTGCTGCTGGTCCCAGTTACGGAGGTGTTGGTGCTGCTGGACCAAGCTACGGTGGTCTTGGGGCTGCTGGTCCCAGTTATGGTGGCCCTGCTGCTGCTGGCCCCAGTTATGGTGGCCCTGCTGCTGCTGGTCCCAGTTATGGTGGCCCTGCTGCTGCTGGCCCCAGTTACAGCGGTCCAGTCGCCTCTGGTCCCAGCCACAGCGCCCCCGCTGAGGTCGACAAGGAATTCTTCTCGTACACTGCTCCCGAACATGAGTTCAATGATGTTGGTGACAGTGGTCCACTTGCTAACTCCCTCAAGAAGAACTTGCGTGTTGTCTTCATCAAGGGACCTGAAAACACTGGACTTGAGAACGCCGCTGTGCAATTGGCCAAATCGGTCGGCGAGGATCGTACCGCCATCTATGTGCTCAGCAAACAGGCTGATATCGGCGATTTGGCTAACAAATTGCAGTCGCTCAACCGCCAGAACAGCAACAAACCCGAAGTGCACTTCGTGAAGTACAAGACCCCGGCTGACGCGGAAAATGCTCAACGCGCTATCCAGTCGCAATACGATGGATTGAATGGTCCTTCTAGCAGCCAGAACGGTGGTGTTGCACCCGTGTTGGACTTCGCATCGAAGGGACCTGCATCAGCTGGACCAGCTGCTCCACAATACGGTGGCGCACCAGTTGGCGGTGTCGAAAACACTTACCTGCCCCCAAACAAACGCGTATAA